In Trifolium pratense cultivar HEN17-A07 linkage group LG7, ARS_RC_1.1, whole genome shotgun sequence, a genomic segment contains:
- the LOC123897983 gene encoding uncharacterized protein LOC123897983, producing MELFYLLCSIVYTSITTLILSLFIPFHALLRRLVLSRAASSSSSEGAQSISLYEGTVYHQRRHPVHHSFQYQVRYALIDLDRAPHAPPNHLSPDEARRISDTNGPILLLTIPPSVGYEQNPLSVYYCYDVEDSATRLKKCIAEVTNTPWAERVTFIFDPHSDLVAKALHVSPFMDMLGSWNIKASEPGENLSISISVHHPEFQNYFTASLKAKKLCSSSTTDHAVFFWLMPHKVAIWIYWHAVKLWWKNVQFIQHPRYTAPTYRDDALVRDRKLQCCGLSDYNLHVQQRGSNKDCLAETSPRDRWFRWIDAKWPWS from the exons atggaattattTTATCTTCTATGCTCTATAGTCTACACTTCCATCACCACTCTTATTCTATCCCTTTTCATTCCCTTTCACGCGCTGCTGCGCCGTTTAGTACTCTCACGCGCCGCTTCTTCCTCTTCCAGTGAAGGAGCTCAATCCATATCACTCTACGAAGGTACAGTCTACCATCAGCGCCGCCACCCCGTTCACCACTCCTTTCAATACCAAGTTCGCTACGCGCTTATTGATCTCGACCGTGCACCTCACGCGCCACCCAATCATCTTTCTCCTGATGAAGCTCGCCGAATTAGTGATACCAATGGACCCAT TTTGCTTTTGACAATTCCACCTAGTGTTGGATATGAGCAGAATCCATTGAGTGTATATTATTGCTATGATGTTGAAGATTCTGCTACACGTTTGAAGAAATGCATTGCTGAG GTAACAAATACACCATGGGCTGAAAGAGTAACATTTATATTCGATCCCCATTCTGATCTAGTGGCCAAAGCTTTGCATGTCAGTCCTTTCATG GATATGCTTGGGAGTTGGAATATCAAAGCAAGTGAGCCTGGAGAGAAtctaagcatatcaatttcagTTCATCACCCTGAGTttcaaaactattttactgCTAGTCTGAAAGCTAAAAAGTTGTGCTCGTCATCAACGACAGATCATGCAGTTTTCTTTTGGTTGATGCCTCATAAAGTTGCCATATGGATATATTGGCAT GCTGTAAAACTGTGGTGGAAAAATGTGCAATTTATACAGCATCCTAGATATACCGCTCCAACATACAGGGACGACGCTTTAGTACGAGATAGAAAATTGCAATGCTGTGGATTGAGTGATTATAATTTGCATGTACAACAAAGAGGAAGCAACAAGGATTGTTTAGCTGAAACAAGTCCTAGAGACAGGTGGTTCAGATGGATTGATGCTAAATGGCCATGGTCATAG
- the LOC123898907 gene encoding exosome complex component RRP45A-like, protein MEQRLANCWRLTVNEKKFIESALLSDVRVDGRGPLDYRKLNIKFGKNDGSAEVQLGETRVMSYVSAQLVQPYRDRPNEGTLSIFTEFSPMADPSFEPGRPGESAVELGRIIDRGLRESRAIDTESLCILSAKLVWAIRVDIHILDNAGNLVDAANIAALASLLTFRRPECSLGGEDGQQVVVHPPEVREPLPLIIHHLPVAVTFGYFSNENLVVLDPTYHEEAVMTGRMTATLNANGDVCAIQKPGGQEISHRVIMHCLRLAHVKAGDMTAKIKDAVEKHNTERALQKIKRHSSSVAVDVCGTTASLGGKQNQSDGDKEGSRLDQLKLKDETKSMECDATSSAQVQSNKKDGSSKNFVGGPSSWDPYSDCVNSDLLKASLASRGHSTPSKKKDSRRETKPEEPQNEVKIDSAPMDTALTSGQSNEGKTLKDAVKPKHKRKKKKGSSNNAN, encoded by the exons ATGGAGCAGAGATTAGCTAATTGTTGGCGGTTGACAgtcaatgaaaaaaaattcatcgaAAGTGCTCTTCTATCAGATGTTCGAGTGGATGGTCGTGGCCCCTTGGATTATCGCAAGCTGAACATTAAATTTGGGAAGAATGATGGCTCCGCCGAGGTCCAATTGGGTGAGACACGTGTGATGAGTTATGTGAGTGCTCAACTTGTGCAGCCTTACAGAGATAGGCCTAATGAAGGCACACTTTCCATCTTCACTGAGTTCTCTCCCATGGCTGATCCTTCCTTTGAGCCTGGCCGTCCTGGAGAATCGGCCGTGGAGTTAGGACGAATTATAGACCGCGGTTTACGGGAAAGCAGAGCCATTGACACTGAATCTCTCTGCATTCTTTCTGCCAAGCTTGTTTGGGCCATTCGCGTTGATATCCATATACTGGACAATGCAGG gAATCTTGTTGATGCTGCAAATATTGCTGCATTGGCTTCTCTGTTGACATTCAGAAGGCCTGAATGCTCGTTGGGGGGAGAGGATGGTCAACAAGTTGTAGTGCATCCTCCCGAG GTGCGCGAGCCACTCCCTTTGATTATACATCATCTTCCAGTTGCTGTCACCTTTGGATATTTCAGCAATGAAAATCTCGTG GTCTTGGATCCGACATACCATGAAGAGGCTGTAATGACTGGACGCATGACTGCAACTCTTAATGCAAATGGTGATGTTTGCGCCATTCAAAAGCCTGGGGGGCAGGAAATCTCTCATCGGGTTATAATGCATTGCTTGAGACTTGCTCATGTCAAAGCTGGTGATATGACAGCCAAGATAAAGGACGCG GTTGAAAAGCACAACACTGAAAGGGCACTGCAGAAGATTAAACGCCATTCTTCCTCTGTTGCCGTGGATGTATGTGGAACCACTGCCAGTTTAGGGggaaaacaaaatcaatcagATGGTGATAAAGAAGGTAGTCGTCTAGACCAATTGAAGTTGAAAGACGAGACAAAGTCTATGGAATGTGATGCCACATCATCAGCACAAGTACAGAGTAACAAGAAGGATGGAAGCTCAAAGAATTTCGTTGGCGGTCCTTCAAGTTG GGATCCCTACTCAGACTGTGTCAATTCAGATCTTCTAAAAGCTTCTCTAGCTTCTCGTG GACATTCAACTCCTAGTAAAAAAAAGGATTCAAGGCGGGAGACTAAGCCAGAAGAACCACAGAACGAAGTCAAGATAGATTCTGCACCGATGGACACAGCTCTAACTTCAGGGCAGAGTAATGAAGGCAAGACTCTAAAGGATGCTGTCAAGCCCAAGcacaagaggaagaagaaaaaaggatCTTCCAATAATGCAAATTAA
- the LOC123897982 gene encoding uncharacterized protein LOC123897982 has protein sequence MYIYISNTTNKKYFIIIMELFYLLCSIVYTSITTLILSLFLPFHTLLRRLVLSRAASSSSGEGDEFISLYEGTIYHQRRQPVHHSFQHQIRYALIDLDRTPHAPPNHLSPDEARQITDTNGPILLLTIPPSVGYEQNPLSVYYCYDVEDSSTRLKKCIAEATNSPWSERLSFTFNPHSDLVAKTMHVSPFMDMLGNWSIKAGEPGENLNISISIHHPELGNYFTATLKAKKLCSSSTSILDHSVFFWLIPHKIVVGMYWNGLKLWWKNVKFIPHPKYTNLAYKDESLIRERKLQCCPFSRQREINEDCLAGGTPKERWFRWIDAK, from the exons atgtatatatatatatcaaacaccacaaacaaaaaatatttcatcataATAATGGAATTATTTTATCTTCTATGCTCTATAGTCTACACTTCCATCACCACTCTTATTCTATCCCTTTTCCTTCCCTTTCACACGTTGCTTCGCCGTTTAGTACTCTCACGCGCCGCTTCTTCCTCTTCCGGTGAAGGGGATGAATTCATATCACTCTACGAAGGTACAATCTATCATCAGCGCCGCCAACCCGTTCACCACTCCTTTCAACACCAAATTCGCTACGCGCTTATTGATCTCGACCGTACACCTCACGCGCCACCCAATCATCTTTCTCCTGATGAAGCTCGTCAAATTACTGATACCAATGGACCTAT TTTGCTTTTGACAATTCCACCTAGTGTTGGATATGAACAAAACCCATTGAGTGTATATTATTGCTATGATGTTGAAGATTCTTCTACACGTTTGAAGAAATGTATTGCTGAG gCAACCAATTCACCATGGTCCGAAAGATTATCCTTCACTTTCAATCCACATTCTGATCTAGTGGCCAAAACTATGCATGTCAGTCCTTTTATG GATATGCTTGGAAATTGGAGTATCAAAGCAGGTGAACCTGGAGAGAATCTTAACATATCAATTTCAATTCATCACCCTGAGCTTGGAAACTATTTTACTGCTACTCTGAAAGCCAAAAAGTTGTGCTCATCATCAACGTCGATTTTAGATCATTCAGTTTTCTTTTGGTTGATACCTCATAAGATTGTTGTGGGGATGTATTGGAAT gGTTTGAAACTGTGGtggaaaaatgtgaaatttataCCACACCCTAAATATACCAATCTTGCGTACAAGGATGAATCTTTAATTCGAGAGAGAAAATTACAGTGTTGTCCATTCAGTAGACAAAGAGAAATCAACGAAGATTGTTTAGCCGGAGGAACTCCTAAAGAAAGGTGGTTTAGATGGATTGATGCTAAATGA
- the LOC123899557 gene encoding protein TIFY 5A-like isoform X1 has translation MRRRNCNLELSLFPIYNSTNHSTVDEEEEEDSEESSRMQNQQQAPLTIFYDGKMCVTDVTEFQVKSILMLANKKEQEKVKTPTGSVPTTPTIVESPHQLYSPGPGLSMKRSLQRFLQKRKNRIQEASPYNH, from the exons ATGAGGAGGAGAAATTGTAACTTGGAACTCTCCCTTTTTCCTATCTACAATTCTACCAATCACTCCAC GgtagatgaagaagaagaagaagatagtGAAGAGAGTAGTAGAATGCAAAATCAGCAACAGGCGCCATTGACAATTTTCTATGATGGCAAGATGTGTGTTACTGATGTTACAGAGTTTCAG GTCAAATCCATCTTAATGCTAGcaaataaaaaggaacaagAAAAAGTGAAGACACCAACAGGGTCAGTGCCAACAACACCAACAATTGTAGAATCTCCTCATCAATTGTATAGCCCTGGTCCTGGTCTTTCAATGAAGAGATCTTTGCAACGTTTTCTACAAAAGAGAAAGAATCGGATCCAAGAAGCTTCTCCATATAATCACTag
- the LOC123898154 gene encoding protein TIFY 5A-like, whose protein sequence is MRRKCNLELCLFPTNHPMLQEEEEEEEESEPSPMENQQQASLTIFYDGKMCVTTDVTEFQAKSILMLANKKEQEKVKTPTGSVPTTPTIVESPHQLYSPGPGLSMKRSLQRFLQKRKNRIQETSPYNH, encoded by the exons ATGAGGCGGAAATGTAACTTGGAACTCTGCCTTTTTCCTACCAATCACCCCAT GctacaagaagaagaagaagaagaagaagagagtgAACCGAGTCCAATGGAAAATCAGCAACAGGCGTCACTGACCATTTTCTATGATGGCAAGATGTGTGTTACTACTGATGTCACAGAGTTTcag GCCAAATCCATCTTAATGCTAGcaaataaaaaggaacaagAAAAAGTGAAGACACCAACAGGGTCAGTGCCAACAACACCAACAATTGTAGAATCTCCTCATCAATTGTATAGCCCTGGACCTGGTCTTTCAATGAAGAGATCTTTGCAACGTTTTCTACAGAAAAGAAAGAATCGGATCCAAGAAACATCTCCATATAATCACTag
- the LOC123896341 gene encoding uncharacterized protein LOC123896341 yields MEALRDNQGEVESRRFQECSDKHATLLVQEEGYWKQRAKMHWLQEGDLNTRFFHMSASARSKKKKITKLMDEAGTTVHTQEDLCGVAKNYFNALFRCISGIHEPVLNLIQRRVTEEDNHLLMAPLTKIELQQALFQMHPDKSPGPDGFNPAFYQRFWEHCGDDIFVAASSWLDRGYFPSSLNETNICLIPKCDNPTSMKDLRPISLCNVLYKIVSKVLANRLKHCLDKCVSQEQSAFVEGRSILDNALIAIEVIHAMKRKTRGYRGELALKIDISKAYDKVDWGFLRGMLVKMGFGEKWVQWMMMCVSSVNYSVLMNFDKVGPITPGRGLRQGDPLSPYLFILVAEGLTALIHQAVSKGDIHGVRICRGAPEVSHLLFADDCFLFCRANVDEVTQLLSILQTYEQASGQEINLSKSEVFISRNMSQAAQEDLAGILGVRHVLGTGIYLGLPSMVGRSKKAIFSYIKDRIWKRINSWRGRALSKAGKEIMIKSVLQAIPAYVMSMFILPSSFIDDIEKMINAFWWGGGNGNSKGIHWLAWERLACPKDKGGLGFRNFEAFNMAMVAKQAWKILQNPDTLVARLIKARYFPRSTLLEASLGYNPSFAWRSIWKARQVLLLGCRWRIGGGDKIHVMSDPWLRGNGERWIPSPQPEGMYNLYVRDLMVDNYRAWNVTKIRMLFPVQVAERIITTPLIGSVYVDKMVWEEERNGCYSVKSGYKLAMKCILRNDKFHVKGNWKEIWKAHAPHKARHLLWRLCRGCIPTRRRLLERHVDCDVHCPLCEDEVEDDIHTFFTCTSAQSSWQAAGLSSVLGSAACQQGSAADRVFALCRNEDYATIGRVAMLLWSIWHNRNDKIWNDNVRSPNQIGRAAFDQWNEWIAVHKLRGNDDHDVPLVSTIRWEKPRRGWLKCNVDAAFFVDAGRTAMGACFRNNSGEFMAGFTQWQQLTLSTEEGEAWALLQAMNEAKSRVSLFGSKNFNTHKTCLFNHLKKLEPTD; encoded by the exons ATGGAGGCGTTGAGGGATAATCAGGGGGAGGTAGAGAGTAGGAGGTTTCAGGAATGCTCTGATAAGCATGCTACTTTACTGGTTCAGGAGGAAGGGTACTGGAAGCAGCGAGCCAAGATGCATTGGCTTCAAGAGGGTGACTTGAATACTCGATTTTTTCATATGTCCGCTTCAGCTCgtagtaagaaaaaaaagattacCAAACTTATGGATGAAGCAGGTACTACAGTTCATACTCAAGAGGATTTGTGCGGGGTAGCTAAGAATTATTTTAATGCTCTCTTCAGATGTATAAGTGGTATTCATGAACCTGTGCTTAATCTTATCCAGCGAAGGGTGACAGAGGAGGATAACCATTTACTTATGGCACCTCTGACCAAAATTGAATTACAACAAGCTTTATTTCAGATGCACCCGGATAAATCACCAGGTCCTGATGGTTTCAACCCAGCTTTCTACCAAAGGTTCTGGGAACATTGCGGAGATGATATTTTTGTAGCCGCATCTTCCTGGTTAGATAGGGGGTATTTTCCTTCTAGCCTTAATGAAACTAATATTTGTCTCATCCCTAAATGTGATAATCCTACCTCGATGAAAGATTTGAGACCTATTTCTCTCTGTAATGTCCTCTACAAGATAGTCTCTAAAGTGCTTGCTAATAGGTTGAAGCACTGTCTGGATAAATGTGTTTCCCAGGAGCAGTCAGCTTTTGTCGAAGGCAGGTCGATCCTTGATAATGCCCTTATTGCTATTGAAGTTATACATGCTATGAAGAGAAAGACTAGAGGATATAGAGGTGAGTTagcattaaaaattgatattagtaAGGCTTATGACAAGGTGGATTGGGGTTTCCTTCGTGGTATGTTAGTCAAAATGGGGTTTGGAGAGAAGTGGGTACAGTGGATGATGATGTGTGTGAGTTCTGTTAACTATTCAGTGCTTATGAATTTTGACAAAGTTGGTCCTATTACTCCGGGAAGAGGTTTACGGCAGGGAGATCCATTGTCCCCTTATTTATTTATCCTTGTAGCGGAAGGACTGACTGCTCTAATACACCAAGCTGTTAGTAAAGGAGACATTCATGGTGTGCGAATTTGTCGAGGCGCCCCTGAAGTGTCTCATCTATTGTTTGCAGATGACTGTTTCTTATTCTGCAGAGCTAATGTTGATGAGGTGACCCAACTTTTAAGTATTCTACAAACTTATGAACAGGCCTCGGGTCAGGAAATTAACCTGTCTAAGTCTGAAGTGTTCATTAGTCGCAATATGTCACAGGCGGCTCAAGAAGATTTAGCCGGTATTCTTGGGGTGCGACATGTGTTGGGCACAGGTATTTATCTCGGCCTACCGTCTATGGTAGGTAGAAGTAAGAAGGCAATTTTTTCCTATATTAAAGATCGTATCTGGAAGAGGATAAACTCATGGAGAGGTCGAGCCTTATCGAAAGCTGGAAAAGAGATTATGATAAAGTCAGTGCTTCAAGCCATCCCAGCTTATGTTATGAGTATGTTTATCCTCCCTTCTTCATTTATtgatgatattgaaaaaatgataaatgccTTTTGGTGGGGAGGTGGTAATGGTAATAGTAAAGGTATTCATTGGTTAGCATGGGAGAGACTTGCTTGCCCCAAAGATAAAGGGGGTTTGGGTTTCCGGAATTTTGAAGCCTTTAATATGGCTATGGTAGCGAAACAAGCAtggaaaattttacaaaatccagaTACATTGGTGGCTAGACTTATTAAAGCAAGGTATTTTCCACGATCTACTTTGTTGGAGGCGTCTCTGGGCTATAATCCTAGTTTTGCATGGCGTAGTATCTGGAAAGCTAGACAGGTTCTTTTACTCGGGTGTAGGTGGAGGATTGGTGGTGGCGACAAGATACACGTTATGTCGGATCCTTGGTTACGTGGGAATGGAGAACGCTGGATTCCTTCGCCTCAACCTGAAGGAATGTATAACTTATATGTTAGGGACCTGATGGTAGACAATTATCGAGCATGGAATGTGACTAAAATTCGCATGTTATTCCCAGTCCAGGTGGCAGAGAGGATTATTACGACACCTCTCATTGGGTCGGTCTATGTGGATAAAATGGTTTGGGAGGAGGAACGAAATGGGTGTTACTCTGTCAAATCCGGGTACAAGCTTGCTATGAAGTGTATTCTCCGTAATGATAAATTCCATGTGAAAGGTAAttggaaagaaatatggaaagCGCATGCTCCACACAAAGCGCGTCATCTTCTTTGGCGATTATGTAGGGGATGTATTCCAACGAGGCGTCGGTTATTAGAACGTCATGTTGATTGTGATGTTCATTGCCCATTATGTGAAGATGAGGTGGAAGATGATATACACACATTTTTCACCTGCACGTCTGCTCAATCCAGTTGGCAAGCAGCTGGACTGTCATCTGTCTTGGGTTCCGCAGCTTGTCAGCAAGGTAGTGCGGCAGATAGAGTGTTTGCCTTGTGTCGGAACGAGGATTACGCTACGATAGGTAGAGTGGCTATGCTGTTATGGAGTATATGGCATAACcggaatgataaaatttggaacGATAATGTTAGAAGCCCGAACCAAATAGGCCGGGCTGCGTTTGATCAGTGGAACGAGTGGATTGCCGTCCATAAGTTGCGAGGTAACGATGATCATGATGTTCCGCTTGTTAGCACCATTCGGTGGGAAAAGCCTCGTAGAGGATGGTTGaagtgcaatgtagatgcaGCATTCTTTGTCGATGCAGGTAGGACCGCGATGGGTGCTTGTTTTCGTAATAATTCTGGTGAGTTTATGGCTGGATTTACGCAGTGGCAGCAACTGACTTTATCAACCGAGGAGGGTGAAGCATGGGCACTATTGCAAgctatgaatgaagctaagagtagag taagtttgtttggttcaaaaaactTCAACACTCATAAAACGTGTTTGTTTAACCATTTAAAGAAACTGGAACCCACAGATTAA
- the LOC123899557 gene encoding protein TIFY 5A-like isoform X2 codes for MRRRNCNLELSLFPIYNSTNHRVDEEEEEDSEESSRMQNQQQAPLTIFYDGKMCVTDVTEFQVKSILMLANKKEQEKVKTPTGSVPTTPTIVESPHQLYSPGPGLSMKRSLQRFLQKRKNRIQEASPYNH; via the exons ATGAGGAGGAGAAATTGTAACTTGGAACTCTCCCTTTTTCCTATCTACAATTCTACCAATCAC AGGgtagatgaagaagaagaagaagatagtGAAGAGAGTAGTAGAATGCAAAATCAGCAACAGGCGCCATTGACAATTTTCTATGATGGCAAGATGTGTGTTACTGATGTTACAGAGTTTCAG GTCAAATCCATCTTAATGCTAGcaaataaaaaggaacaagAAAAAGTGAAGACACCAACAGGGTCAGTGCCAACAACACCAACAATTGTAGAATCTCCTCATCAATTGTATAGCCCTGGTCCTGGTCTTTCAATGAAGAGATCTTTGCAACGTTTTCTACAAAAGAGAAAGAATCGGATCCAAGAAGCTTCTCCATATAATCACTag